A stretch of the Pan troglodytes isolate AG18354 chromosome 20, NHGRI_mPanTro3-v2.0_pri, whole genome shotgun sequence genome encodes the following:
- the MAU2 gene encoding MAU2 chromatid cohesion factor homolog isoform X6, translated as MLLLGHGSLWLISQQIPQFEDVKFEAASLLSELYCQENSVDAAKPLLRKAIQISQQTPYWHCRLLFQLAQLHTLEKDLVSACDLLGVGAEYARVVGSEYTRALFLLSKGMLLLMERKLQEVHPLLTLCGQIVENWQGNPIQKESLRVFFLVLQVTHYLDAGQVKSVKPCLKQLQQCIQTISTLHDDEILPSNPADLFHWLPKEHMCVLVYLVTVMHSMQAGYLEKAQKYTDKALMQLEKLKMLDCSPILSSFQVILLEHIIMCRLVTGHKATALQEISQVCQLCQQSPRLFSNHAAQLHTLLGLYCVSVNCMDNAEAQFTTALRLTNHQELWAFIVTNLASVYIREGNRHQEVLYSLLERINPDHSFPVSSHCLRAAAFYVRGLFSFFQGRYNEAKRFLRETLKMSNAEDLNRLTACSLVLLGHIFYVLGNHRESNNMVVPAMQLASKIPDMSVQLWSSALLRDLNKACGNAMDAHEAAQMHQNFSQQLLQDHIEACSLPEHNLITWTDGPPPVQFQAQNGPNTSLASLL; from the exons tggTTGATATCACAGCAA ATCCCGCAGTTCGAAGATGTTAAATTTGAAGCAGCAAGTCTGTTGTCTGAATTGTACTGTCAAGAG AATTCCGTTGATGCAGCAAAGCCGCTGCTGCGGAAGGCGATCCAGATCTCACAGCAGACCCCATATTGGCACTGCCGCCTGCTCTTCCAGCTCGCT caACTGCACACGCTTGAGAAGGACCTGGTGTCGGCCTGTGACCTCCTGGGTGTAGGGGCCGAGTACGCCCGGGTGGTGGGATCTGAATACACACG GGCGCTGTTCCTCCTCAGCAAGGGGATG CTGCTGCTGATGGAGCGAAAGCTGCAGGAGGTGCACCCGCTGCTGACCCTCTGCGGGCAGATCGTGGAGAACTGGCAGGGGAACCCCATCCAGAAGGAGTCGCTGCGTGTCTTCTTCCTGGTGCTCCAGGTCACCCACTATCTGGATGCCGGGCAG GTGAAGAGCGTGAAGCCGTGTCTGAAGCAGCTGCAGCAGTGCATCCAGACCATCTCCACGCTGCACGATGATGAGATCCTGCCCAGCAACCCCGCTGACCTCTTCCACTGGCTGCCCAAGGAGCACATGTGTGTGCTTGTCTACCTG GTGACTGTGATGCACTCCATGCAGGCCGGCTACCTGGAGAAGGCGCAGAAGTACACGGACAAGGCCCTCATGCAGCTGGAGAAGCTCAAGA TGCTGGACTGCAGCCCCATCCTGTCATCCTTCCAAGTGATCCTGCTGGAGCACATCATCATGTGCCGCCTCGTCACGGGTCACAAGGCCACGGCGCTGCAGGAG ATCTCCCAGGTCTGCCAGCTGTGCCAGCAGTCCCCCCGGCTCTTCTCCAACCATGCAGCACAGCTGCACACATTGCTG GGCCTGTACTGTGTCTCTGTCAACTGCATGGACAACGCGGAAGCCCAGTTCACCACAGCCCTGCGG CTCACCAACCACCAGGAGCTGTGGGCCTTCATCGTCACCAACCTGGCGAGTGTGTATATACGGGAAGGAAATAGACACCAAGAGGTA CTCTACAGTCTGCTGGAGAGGATCAACCCGGACCACAGCTTCCCTGTCAG CTCGCACTGCCTCCGAGCAGCCGCCTTCTATGTGCGTGGgctcttctccttcttccaggGACGCTACAACGAGGCCAA GCGATTTCTGCGGGAAACTCTGAAGATGTCCAATGCTGAGGACCTGAACCGGCTCACAGCCTGCTCCCTCGTGCTCCTGGGCCACATCTTCTATGTGCTGGGAAACCACAGG GAGAGTAACAACATGGTGGTGCCTGCCATGCAGCTCGCCAGCAAGATCCCGGACATGTCGGTACAGCTGTGGTCGTCAGCACTGCTGAGAG ACCTGAATAAAGCCTGTGGGAACGCCATGGATGCCCATGAAGCCGCCCAGATGCACCAGAACTTCTCGCAGCAGCTGCTCCAGGACCACATTGAGGCCTGCAGCCTCCCCGAACACAACCTCATCACG TGGACAGACGGTCCACCCCCCGTGCAGTTCCAAGCTCAGAATGGacccaacaccagcctggccagcctccTGTGA